GTAGGAGATGGGCCGGTACTGGATCACTGTGAAGACCAGGATGAACTGGGGAGGGACAGGCAGGATCAGCCGGTGGGGAGCAGCCAccctgctctgtcccctgcCCGCAACTGCCCCCCCGGggcctcccccctgccccccatgGCCCCGTGCCCCTGCTCGCGATGCTCACAAAGATGATGGCGGGCGAGATGAAGCGCCAGCAGATCTGGAAGAAGAACGGGGGCGGGAAGCCCAGCATCATCTCAATGTCCTTGAAGTAGTTGCGGTGCCCTGTTGGGGACAGGTGGCTGTCAGCCCTGGTGAGACCCCAGCCCCCCTGTGGTGGGATCCTCGTGCCCCTTGGTTGTTGGCCAATGCCCttgcctgcctccagcagccagccaccGACTGGCCACGAGTCCCCATGCCCGCGCCCCACCGCGGGGGCACCTACCGTAGATGTACATGATGGCGACGCACATGATGCAGGAGATGACGACCAGGGAGAAGCTGGCGGCGTAGTTGTCCATCAGCAGGAGCCAGTAGATGCCCGCCTGCGAGAGGGACCCTGTTGGCATGGCTGCACCAGGGCCACCgcggcagcacccagcccagaTGCCACCATAGTTGGCAAGGCAATGATGGATCAACGACTATGGCAGTGACAGCGGCTGCCATTACAACGGCACAGCCCCCCCCAACCCCAtcagcaccccggggtgccctACCTGGGTGGTGAGCGGGATGCCCAGCAGGAAGCCCGCCACAGCCACCCCCAGCGTCACGAAGGTCTTCCTGCGGATGATCCACTCGTTGCCCACCTCGTCCACGATGGCCGTGACCAGCGTCTCCAGCAAGCAGAACTGCAcggggggtggagggggtggCACGTCAACCTCAGCCCCACCGTGtcacctccctgtccccaccccaccGTGCCCTACCTGcgtgcccagccccaggaggaTGAGCATGAAGAAGAAGAGGATGGACCAGAGCGGGGAGATGGGCAGCAGGGTGAGAGCCTCCGGGTAGGCGACAAAGGCAAGGCCAGGGCCGTGGTCGGCCACCTTGGAGATATCGACGCCCAGGTGGTTGGCCATGAAGCCCAGGATGGAGAAGATGACGAAGCCGGCGTAGACGCTGGTGGCGCAGTTGGTGATGCTGATGATGATGCTGTCCCTGCGGGGAGAGACGGGTCAGGGCCGGCGGTGGGGCCGGGGAGCGGCGTGGGGGCACGGCCGGGCACTCACCGGTAGCAGTTGTTGTGGAACTTGTTGTAGGAGGCCATGGTGATGAGGCCGCCCCAGGCGCAGCCCAGCGAGTAGAAGATCTGCGAGGCGGCATCACCCCATACCTGCACCAAGGACGGGGTCAGCGCCGTGCGCCAcggcccccccgggcccccaCAGTCCCCTCGTCCCCGCTCACCTTGGCGTCGAGGATCTTGTCCCACTGGGGCGTCAGGTAGTACATGATGCCGGTGAGGGCCCCCTCCAGCGTGATGCCGCGCACGAAGAGGATGGTGAGCACCACGTAGGGGAAGGTGGCCGTGAAGTACACCAcctgcggggagggggctcgCTGGGCGGGGCCACGGGGAAAAGGGGCGGGGCTATCGGGATGGGGGCGGGGCTATAGCCAGGGGAAGGCGTGGCCATGGCCATGTGGGAGGGGCAAATCCCAGAATGGGAGGGACTATGTCTGCAGGGGGCATGGCTATACACAGATGGGGCGTGGTTATACACAGAGGGGGTGTGGCTATACACAGAAAGGGGTGGCAGATATACAATGGGCGTGGCCACCCAGCAGGGGGCGTGGCCACCCAGCAGGGGGTGTGGCCGCCCAGCAGGGGGCGTGTCCTGGCGCCGGGGCACGCGGGTACCTTCCCCGAGGACTTGACGCCCTTGATGAGGCAGAGGAAGACGACGACCCAGGAGACGCCGAGGCAGCCCAGCAGGGGCAGGCGCACCTCGCCCAGGTTCCCGATGTCATCCGACAGGTTGAGCACGTACCTCCTGCACCAGGGGATGGCAAGCATCAGCGGGGCGCCGCCACCACCGCCCCCCCATACctcccggtccccccccccccagtaccTCCAGTACTccttgctggggctggtgcGCTTCTGGGTGGCGTTGAGGAGGTGGGTGAGGTTGACGGCGGCGTGGCTGGAGAGGTTCCCGTCCAGCACCCCCACGCAGTCGGGCGTGTTCCAGGCGTTGCTGCAGTACGTCCAGGGCAGCACGCGCGTCATGGACACAAAGAAGTAGTAGAAGGCAATACAGATCACCACGTTGTAGTAGATCCCGATGTACGTGGACACCACCATCATCCCGTAGCCCACGCCTGGGAACAGCACCGGGGAGGGGTGAGCGGCGCGGCGCGGGCAGTGCGGGTCTCGCGGCTCGGGGTCGGGCAGCACCGGGGGCAtgcagggctcagccccctgCCGTGCACGGGGTCCTCCTTGGGGCACACGGGGCGTGTGGCTTGCAGGACTGCGCGTGAgcccttggggtctgcaggcaTGGAGAAccgctgggctgggggctctccTTGCATGGCCGTGGTGACTTTGGGGCTGCAAGGACCCGGTGACAGAGGCCACCCAAGGACAGGGAAATACACCTAGGTTGAACGCACCACGGTGGCCTGAATGACCTCTGCGGGGGACACATGTGGCGTGTGCAGGGATGCGTGTGTAATGCAAGCACTGGATGCCGGGGCAGGAGTGCACGtcgtgctgcaggaggggagcgTGCAGGGGTGTGCAGGGGTGCGTGCGACATGTGCCGGGGTGCAGCATGTCCTGGCGGGGGTGGCACACAGGGGACCCCTGCAGCGTGAGCAGTGTGTGCGTGCACAGGCAGCGCGTGTGCAAGGCATGCAGGGCTGTGCAAGCAGCACACGCCTGTGGGGGCTGCACAACGTGCCGGAGGAGAGTGCAGGGGACACACCGGGATCGTGGGTGTGCGCCCCGTGCCGGTGTGGGGACGGGCAACCCCTTACCTTTGAACATGGGGCTGACCCTCCAGACGCCAAGGCAGCCCTGGCTGGCGAACTGCCCGAAGGAGAGCTCCATGAAGAAGAGGGGGATGCCGCAGAACACCAGCATGATGAAGTAGGGGAACATGAAGGCACCTGGCGGGCAGGAACCACAAGGTGTGAGCGGGCAGCAGCCCCACACACGGCTGTGCCCCCGGCACAGCTCAGGAGCAGGGCGCAcgcccccatccccaccccgtACCCCCCTCGCCCCCATCCCCCTGACACCCACCTCCCCCATTGCGGTAGCAGAGGTACGGGAAGCGCCAGACGTTGCCCAGCCCCACGGCGTAGCCCACGCTGGTCAGCACGAACTCGATCTGGTTGCCCCAGTTGCCGCGCTTGACGCTCTTGTCCTGCTTGCCCCGCTCCCCGGGCACGGCGCCGTTCTGCGGAGAGATGCGGCGGGGTGCCTCAGCCGGGGGGGACACCCCCGCCGGGCCCATCGGAGGGGTGACAGCCACCAAGCAGGGCCAGGAGGTCCCCTGCAtcctgccccatccctccccaggcTGGGCTGCCCCGCGCCAGCACCCCCCCACCGTGCACGCGCAGTGCCAAGGAGAGGGGAGGCAGCGCTGGCGGCCCCCCCGCCCCACACCGGCTCCGATGAATAGCTCTCCCCGGAGTCCggctgcagagaaggaagagcCTGCAAGTCATACAAAGCAGGCTCGGGCGCCCGAGCACAAAGGGGCCTCTGTTCCCGCTCCCCCACCCCTCGCGCCCAGCAAAAGGGGCCCCGCTGGGTGGTCACTGCCCGCAGCCGGGGGGGAACCACCAGACCCCCGGCcccccaggctgtgccctgGGGTGGGTGCCCCAGGATGGGGAGTGGGGTGCAGCGGTGGGATCAAGCGGGggttccccccaccccaggaaAGGTGTCCTGTGGTGGCAGGGGTGCTGACCCTGCCTGTGCAGGTGGGACCCCCCCGGGGGACAGCCCCTGTGCCCATCATCCCTTAACacagggagggatggggggcAAGAATGGGCGCTTTGTGCAGGCCGCGGCACAATGCGCGCTCACACCGGGGACGACAACAAAGGGGACGGGTGCCCGTCACCCCCGGCGGAGATGGCACCCGCCACCCCGTGGCCCTGTCCCAACGTGGCCCCGGGCTCACGCTGAGCTCACCGAGACGCTGCCCAGGGCCAGGGGCAGGCGTTATTtcggggagctgctggcactgcccgTGCCCCCCGCGATGGCCGAGCGAGCGGGGCCGCGATCGGGAGCCGTCGCTCCGGATCTGCTGACGCCGGCGGGGCGCGGGCAGCAGGCGCGGTGCACCAAACCGTGTCATTCGATTAGGGCCGGCGCAGCCGGGACGTGATGCCCGGCGACTCCGGCACCGCGCTGCCAAACAAAGCCATCTGCTGCGAAGCGGGGCCCGCACgcgccgggggcggcgggggggcggcgggggcagcg
This portion of the Oxyura jamaicensis isolate SHBP4307 breed ruddy duck chromosome 8, BPBGC_Ojam_1.0, whole genome shotgun sequence genome encodes:
- the SLC6A9 gene encoding sodium- and chloride-dependent glycine transporter 1 isoform X2, with the translated sequence MQGTSWPCLVAVTPPMGPAGVSPPAEAPRRISPQNGAVPGERGKQDKSVKRGNWGNQIEFVLTSVGYAVGLGNVWRFPYLCYRNGGGAFMFPYFIMLVFCGIPLFFMELSFGQFASQGCLGVWRVSPMFKGVGYGMMVVSTYIGIYYNVVICIAFYYFFVSMTRVLPWTYCSNAWNTPDCVGVLDGNLSSHAAVNLTHLLNATQKRTSPSKEYWRRYVLNLSDDIGNLGEVRLPLLGCLGVSWVVVFLCLIKGVKSSGKVVYFTATFPYVVLTILFVRGITLEGALTGIMYYLTPQWDKILDAKVWGDAASQIFYSLGCAWGGLITMASYNKFHNNCYRDSIIISITNCATSVYAGFVIFSILGFMANHLGVDISKVADHGPGLAFVAYPEALTLLPISPLWSILFFFMLILLGLGTQFCLLETLVTAIVDEVGNEWIIRRKTFVTLGVAVAGFLLGIPLTTQAGIYWLLLMDNYAASFSLVVISCIMCVAIMYIYGHRNYFKDIEMMLGFPPPFFFQICWRFISPAIIFFILVFTVIQYRPISYNDYVYPTWAISIGFLMALSSVICIPIYAIYKVCRSEGDTLLERLKNATKASKDWGPALPEHRSGRYAPAFSPSTESNLEVQPLHPEKAQSEAVAASPVQGSNGLAHSQDSRL
- the SLC6A9 gene encoding sodium- and chloride-dependent glycine transporter 1 isoform X3, whose translation is MFPYFIMLVFCGIPLFFMELSFGQFASQGCLGVWRVSPMFKGVGYGMMVVSTYIGIYYNVVICIAFYYFFVSMTRVLPWTYCSNAWNTPDCVGVLDGNLSSHAAVNLTHLLNATQKRTSPSKEYWRRYVLNLSDDIGNLGEVRLPLLGCLGVSWVVVFLCLIKGVKSSGKVVYFTATFPYVVLTILFVRGITLEGALTGIMYYLTPQWDKILDAKVWGDAASQIFYSLGCAWGGLITMASYNKFHNNCYRDSIIISITNCATSVYAGFVIFSILGFMANHLGVDISKVADHGPGLAFVAYPEALTLLPISPLWSILFFFMLILLGLGTQFCLLETLVTAIVDEVGNEWIIRRKTFVTLGVAVAGFLLGIPLTTQAGIYWLLLMDNYAASFSLVVISCIMCVAIMYIYGHRNYFKDIEMMLGFPPPFFFQICWRFISPAIIFFILVFTVIQYRPISYNDYVYPTWAISIGFLMALSSVICIPIYAIYKVCRSEGDTLLERLKNATKASKDWGPALPEHRSGRYAPAFSPSTESNLEVQPLHPEKAQSEAVAASPVQGSNGLAHSQDSRL
- the SLC6A9 gene encoding sodium- and chloride-dependent glycine transporter 1 isoform X1, which gives rise to MADKCSEGLLNGAVPGERGKQDKSVKRGNWGNQIEFVLTSVGYAVGLGNVWRFPYLCYRNGGGAFMFPYFIMLVFCGIPLFFMELSFGQFASQGCLGVWRVSPMFKGVGYGMMVVSTYIGIYYNVVICIAFYYFFVSMTRVLPWTYCSNAWNTPDCVGVLDGNLSSHAAVNLTHLLNATQKRTSPSKEYWRRYVLNLSDDIGNLGEVRLPLLGCLGVSWVVVFLCLIKGVKSSGKVVYFTATFPYVVLTILFVRGITLEGALTGIMYYLTPQWDKILDAKVWGDAASQIFYSLGCAWGGLITMASYNKFHNNCYRDSIIISITNCATSVYAGFVIFSILGFMANHLGVDISKVADHGPGLAFVAYPEALTLLPISPLWSILFFFMLILLGLGTQFCLLETLVTAIVDEVGNEWIIRRKTFVTLGVAVAGFLLGIPLTTQAGIYWLLLMDNYAASFSLVVISCIMCVAIMYIYGHRNYFKDIEMMLGFPPPFFFQICWRFISPAIIFFILVFTVIQYRPISYNDYVYPTWAISIGFLMALSSVICIPIYAIYKVCRSEGDTLLERLKNATKASKDWGPALPEHRSGRYAPAFSPSTESNLEVQPLHPEKAQSEAVAASPVQGSNGLAHSQDSRL